gagagagagaggggactgagagacaccagtcagtgtacagatatctccctgagagagagagaggggggactgagagacaccagtcagtgtacagatatctccctgagagagagagaggggggactgagagacaccagtcagtgtacagatatctccctgagagagagagaggggggactgagagacaccagtcagtgtacagatatctccctgagagagagagaggggggactgagagacaccagtcagtgtatagatatctccctgagagagagagagggggggactgagagacaccagtcagtgtacagatatctccccgagagagagagagaggggactgagagacaccagtcagtgtacagatatctccctgagagagagagggggactgagagacaccagtcagtgtacagatatctccccgagagagagagaggggggactgagagacaccagtcagtgtacagatatctccctgagagagagaggggggggactgagagacaccagttagtgtacagatatctccctgagagagaggggggactgagagacaccagtcagtgtacagatatctccctgagagagagagagagagagaggggggtggggggagagaaagttgggctggtgtgtgagagatacagattTCTGTCAGAGGGGGTTTAGTCACTCGATAGCTGTGCCAGTGTGATGAgagtctgtgtctctctctgctgTGACCCTCGTGTCTTTGAGGGTCAGTGGTGGACAGGCAGGGGCAGATGCGTTCCCTCCCTGTGCGTTGCTAGGGCTCCTTCCTGAGAGCCAGGCGGATACTGAGCAGCAGACCCCCGGCAGCATGGAAGAAGGGGTCGCAGATCCCTCGGATACAGACTGGGAAGGTAATCGCCAAACACTCCAGCTCCAGCAGGAAGCAGCGGACGCACGGCACGGCCGCCCAGACCTGGCCGAAGGAGATGCAGGCGTACAGGAAGCCCCATAGGACGGCCATGGGCACCCCGAACAGCGCGGTGAGCAGCCTGTAGCTCCAGTAGCCCGAGACGGCGAAGGCCTTGTGGCTGATGCTCCACACCGCGGGGAAACTGTACACTCCGTCTGGCTCAGCCACTGCTTCCTCAAACTCCACCTGTTCCCGGGGgcaggggggagtgggggagcaGGGAGGAcagggggtgagggggtagggggtagaaggagggagaggggacGTGACGGGTGAGAGGGAGGTGGACggatgagagggaggtggaggggtgagagggaggtggaggggtgggagggagggtggaggtggggaagaggggtggtgacaggggagagggagggagggtggagggGGGTTGAcgggggagagaaggaggggcgagagggagggagagggtgtgtgacgGGGAGTGGGATGTCggggaggagggagtgggagggcAGGGTGATGCGGGAGGGCGGAGTgatggaggagagggagggggggagggggtaggtggagGTGGACGGGGGAGGTGACcgaggaaagggagggagggtggtgacgggggagagggaggagggtcAGGGGGAGATGGTGGGGTGAtggggggagacggggagggagggggtaatggggtggggggggtgatggaggagagaTGGGATGAGAGCAGGGGAgacaggggagagggagggggagtgttgAAAGAGGAGGGAAGGCAAGTGAGACGGGGGCAAGGAGGGAGCAGAGCAGGAGAGAGGGAATGGGTGTGGGAGGGTGGAGAAGgggtgggagagagcgagagaggtgggtATGGGGGCGGATGGTGGAAGGGGTGACGGAGGGGGAGGAgtgggagatggagggagggtgggaggggagagggagagaggcggGTGTGGGGGGACAGGGAAAGAAGGAGAGACAGGCagagtggagagagtgaggggtaaacaggttgggacatgagagatgacagagagagaaacgggaggaagatggggagagaggggtgagCGCATTAGAACGGATGCGAGACATTGCAGAGAGAAGACAGGGACacagggagcagagagagagggaaagggacaagTCGGGgaaagaaggagagggagataGCGAGATGTGGAGAGTGGGGCAGGTGAGGgcagggaaagagggagggaaaAGGGACAGACACACAGGGTGTGAAATGTGATCTGCTCTCGCGACAGACTGAGCCCATTTCAAAGTGACCCCTCGCTCCTGAACGTACAGCTGCTTGCTGGGCCCCCAGGGACAGTATCGTGTGTCGTCTCGACTGCTCATGTGGAGGGCACAGCAGCGAGTGCATATGCTGGACAGGGGcttacactgacacacacactctctctctcacacacacatacacacactctcacactcacacacacacacacacacacacacacacactctctctcacacacactctctgtctctctctctcacacacacacacacactctctcacacacacacactctctcacactcacacacacatacactcacactcacacacactctcacactcacacacacatacacacacacacacacagacacactctctcacacacacacacactcacacacacatacacacactctctcacactcacacacactctcacacacatacacacacactctcacacacacacacacacatacacacactctcacactcacacacacacacactctctctctcacacactcacactcactctctctctctcacatacacacacacactctctctcacatacacaaacacacacacacactctcacacacacatacacacactctcacactcacacacactctctctctcacacactcactcactcacactcttcactcacactctctctctctcactcacacacacacacactctctctctcacacacacacacatacacactctctctctctcacacactcactcactcactcactcactcactcactcactcactcactcactcacactcactctctctctctcactcacacacacacacactctctctctctcacacacacacacatacacactctctctctctcacacactcactcacacactcactcactctctcacactctctctctctcactcactcacacacacactctctctcacacacacacacacacacacacacacagacacacacacactctgacataagGCCTGACACTGCGATATGGTGAACctttccccacacaccccctgcACTGTGCTGTGGCTAATTTAGTCTCGCTGAGGGATTGCTGTGAAAATGGAGTGGGCTTTGAGAACGATTGCCAGCTCTGTGTCTCCGTGGGGACTGCAGTAAGTTCAGATCACTTTCCATCTCGTGTGAAGGCACTAGCAGATGTGACCATCACTCACCTTAACTCGAAGTAAGATGAGGTGAAAGAGATCTGTTTGGAAAGTCCATTAAATTGGAACTGCTCCCATGTCAGCAAGTGGGAAATACACCcagcacagagttagatacagggtaaagctccctctacactgtcccccatcaaacacacccagggacaaggggttagatacggagtaaagctccctctgcactgtcccccccatcaaacacacccagggacagggggttagatacggagtaaagctccctctacactgtccccccatcaaacacacccagggacagggggttagatacggagtaaagctccctctgcactgtccccccatcaaacacacccagggacagggggttagatacggagtaaagctccctctacactgtcccccccatctgacactcccagggacagggggttagatacagagtaaagctcccactgcactgtcccccccccatcaaacactcccagggacagggggatagatacagggtaaagctcccagggacagggggttagataccgagtaaagctccctctacgctgtcccccgccatcaaacactcccagggacatggggttagatacagagtaaagctcccagggacagggggttagatacagagtaaagctccctctccACCGTCCCTGTGACACAGGGATGAGGAGGGCCGCCGTGGCGCTGTGCGTAGCGACAGATGCAAACACACCAGGAATGTTCTCCAAAGAAGGATGGCCCCTGATCCGGTGTTTCTGCCTCCCCTCGCCGTGAGCCGGATTC
Above is a genomic segment from Stegostoma tigrinum isolate sSteTig4 unplaced genomic scaffold, sSteTig4.hap1 scaffold_344, whole genome shotgun sequence containing:
- the LOC125449977 gene encoding caveolin-1-like; the encoded protein is MAETKESHQFDRLDKEIDLVNRDPKHLSDGIVKVEFEEAVAEPDGVYSFPAVWSISHKAFAVSGYWSYRLLTALFGVPMAVLWGFLYACISFGQVWAAVPCVRCFLLELECLAITFPVCIRGICDPFFHAAGGLLLSIRLALRKEP